The Listeria sp. PSOL-1 genome includes a region encoding these proteins:
- the uvrB gene encoding excinuclease ABC subunit UvrB: MTDKFDLVSAYKPSGDQPNAIKELVASIESGQKHQTLLGATGTGKTFTISNVIQEINKPTLVMAHNKTLAGQLYSEFKEFFPNNAVEYFVSYYDYYQPEAYVPQSDTYIEKDASINDEIDKLRHSATAALFERRDVIIIASVSCIYGLGSPEEYGEMLVSLRKGMEISRDGLLRKLVDIQYDRNDIDFQRGRFRVRGDVVEIFPASRDEHCMRVEFFGDEIERIREVDALTGEIIGDREQVSIFPASHFVTRPDIMRQAVENIKIELAEQLKALRDDNKLLEAQRLEQRTNYDLEMMEEMGYCSGIENYSRHLALRPAGSTPYTLLDYFPDDFQIVIDESHATMPQIKGMYNGDQARKQMLVDHGFRLPSALDNRPLRLEEFEKHINQITFISATPGPYELERTPEVVEQIIRPTGLLDPIVEVRPIQGQIDDLMDEINDRIKKDERVLVTTLTKKMAEDLTDYLKEAGIKVQYLHSEVKTLERIEIIRDLRLGVFDVLVGINLLREGIDLPEVSLVAILDADKEGFLRSERSLIQTMGRAARNENGRVIMYADRMTDSMRTSIDETERRRKIQEVYNQEHGITPKTIRKEIRGVIAATTAVESGEDEKLRDVSKMSKKERLALIEEMEHDMKEAAKALDFERAAELRDALLELKAEG; encoded by the coding sequence TTGACTGATAAATTTGACTTAGTTTCCGCATATAAACCATCAGGAGACCAACCAAATGCAATAAAAGAGCTTGTTGCTAGTATTGAAAGTGGTCAAAAACATCAAACACTTCTTGGTGCAACCGGTACAGGTAAAACATTTACCATTTCAAATGTCATTCAAGAAATCAATAAACCAACGCTTGTCATGGCGCATAACAAGACATTAGCAGGGCAATTATATAGTGAGTTTAAAGAATTTTTTCCAAATAATGCAGTAGAATACTTTGTAAGCTATTATGATTATTATCAACCAGAAGCTTATGTGCCACAAAGTGATACGTACATTGAAAAAGATGCAAGTATCAATGATGAGATTGATAAATTACGTCACTCTGCAACCGCTGCTCTTTTTGAACGACGAGATGTTATTATCATTGCTAGTGTATCTTGTATTTACGGTTTAGGTTCCCCGGAAGAGTATGGTGAAATGCTTGTTTCTCTTCGCAAAGGAATGGAGATTAGCCGAGATGGCTTGCTGCGTAAATTGGTTGACATTCAGTATGATCGGAACGACATTGATTTTCAGCGTGGCCGTTTCCGTGTGCGCGGAGATGTTGTTGAAATTTTTCCAGCTTCAAGAGATGAGCACTGTATGCGTGTTGAATTTTTTGGGGATGAAATCGAACGAATCCGCGAAGTTGATGCACTAACTGGTGAAATTATTGGTGACAGAGAACAAGTATCCATTTTTCCAGCTTCTCACTTTGTCACAAGGCCAGACATCATGCGTCAAGCGGTTGAGAACATTAAAATAGAACTTGCAGAACAATTAAAGGCATTACGCGATGATAATAAATTACTCGAAGCGCAAAGATTAGAGCAACGTACCAATTATGATCTTGAAATGATGGAAGAAATGGGCTATTGCTCAGGTATTGAAAATTATTCTAGGCATCTAGCTTTGCGACCTGCTGGATCTACACCCTATACTTTACTTGATTATTTCCCAGATGATTTTCAAATCGTCATTGATGAATCACATGCCACAATGCCACAAATTAAAGGGATGTATAACGGTGACCAAGCGCGAAAACAAATGCTTGTCGATCATGGATTTCGCTTACCATCTGCCCTTGATAATAGGCCGTTACGTTTAGAAGAATTTGAAAAGCATATTAATCAAATCACATTTATTTCAGCCACACCAGGTCCTTACGAATTAGAAAGAACGCCCGAAGTCGTTGAACAAATTATCCGACCAACTGGACTTCTTGATCCAATTGTCGAAGTGCGCCCTATCCAAGGCCAAATCGATGACTTGATGGATGAAATTAATGATCGTATCAAAAAAGATGAGCGCGTACTTGTTACAACATTAACGAAAAAAATGGCAGAGGACTTAACCGATTATTTAAAAGAAGCAGGAATTAAAGTGCAGTACCTTCATTCAGAAGTGAAGACACTAGAACGAATTGAGATTATCCGTGATTTGCGGCTAGGCGTATTTGATGTGCTTGTTGGAATTAATTTGCTTCGAGAGGGTATTGATTTACCAGAAGTATCACTTGTTGCGATTCTTGATGCAGATAAAGAAGGCTTTTTACGTTCAGAGCGCTCACTCATCCAAACGATGGGACGAGCCGCACGTAATGAAAATGGACGTGTCATTATGTATGCTGATCGAATGACAGATTCCATGCGTACTTCAATTGATGAAACAGAGCGTAGGCGTAAAATCCAAGAAGTATATAATCAAGAACATGGCATTACGCCAAAAACAATCCGTAAAGAAATTCGTGGCGTTATTGCTGCGACCACTGCTGTCGAAAGTGGAGAAGACGAGAAATTACGAGATGTTAGCAAAATGTCGAAAAAAGAGCGCTTAGCTTTGATAGAAGAAATGGAGCACGACATGAAAGAAGCTGCCAAAGCGCTTGATTTTGAACGTGCCGCTGAGTTACGCGATGCACTGCTTGAATTAAAGGCGGAAGGATGA
- a CDS encoding DUF2198 family protein encodes MDQILSAFFFPGLLILLFARVTYNRFVALILMLGLITASAKMGYTSSFSVIIIDAFSMVIGFFLSGMMLRRLK; translated from the coding sequence TTGGATCAAATTCTGTCTGCTTTTTTCTTCCCAGGACTACTTATTCTTTTATTCGCACGAGTCACATATAATCGCTTCGTTGCCTTGATCTTAATGTTGGGGCTGATTACTGCTAGCGCTAAAATGGGTTATACTTCTTCTTTTTCAGTTATCATAATAGATGCTTTTTCAATGGTAATTGGCTTTTTTTTATCCGGAATGATGCTAAGACGGCTAAAGTAA
- a CDS encoding HD domain-containing protein: protein MGIHQYFKSLVDLENIYRCPGKFKYQEHSVAEHSFKVTNIAQFLGYVEEQAGNKIDWRVLYEKALNHDYSELFIGDIKTPVKYATEELRGMLSEVEESMARNFIKREIPKEFQAFYRHLLKEGKDQTLEGKILAIADKVDLLYESFGEIQKGNPEAIFIEIYSEALATIYEYRKLSSVKYFLKEILPEMLAEKGINKTDLPELTADIITRALKEND, encoded by the coding sequence ATGGGAATTCATCAATATTTCAAGAGTTTAGTTGACTTAGAAAATATTTACCGTTGTCCAGGCAAGTTCAAATACCAAGAACATTCTGTTGCCGAGCATTCTTTCAAAGTAACCAACATTGCCCAGTTTTTAGGATATGTAGAAGAACAAGCTGGGAATAAGATTGATTGGCGTGTTTTATATGAAAAAGCGCTTAACCATGATTATTCTGAACTGTTCATTGGTGACATTAAAACACCTGTTAAATATGCTACAGAAGAGTTGCGCGGAATGCTTTCAGAAGTAGAAGAAAGCATGGCACGCAATTTTATCAAACGGGAGATTCCAAAAGAATTCCAGGCATTTTATCGCCATCTATTAAAAGAAGGAAAAGATCAAACTTTAGAAGGTAAAATATTAGCGATTGCTGATAAAGTAGATTTATTATATGAGTCTTTTGGCGAAATTCAAAAAGGGAATCCCGAGGCCATTTTTATTGAAATTTATAGTGAAGCCTTGGCCACTATTTATGAATATCGTAAGCTTAGCTCAGTGAAATACTTTTTAAAAGAAATTTTACCAGAAATGTTAGCTGAAAAAGGAATTAACAAAACGGATTTACCTGAACTTACAGCAGATATTATTACACGAGCACTAAAAGAAAATGATTAA
- a CDS encoding heavy metal translocating P-type ATPase: MIPMSASETVQKAFFLKGLDCANCAMKVENGVKGIKGVVTCNVNFATTTLVADVDVESEESVQEAIIAKIKQIEPEVTVEDKNTKKNEHNHEHASIKKMLICIAISSIFLFAGLFIPLPVAMKIVLFVVAYLIIGGEVLYRAIRNITRGQVFDENFLMAIATIGAFAIGQYPEGVAVMLFYQIGEFFQSLAVNKSRKSISELMDIRPDYAFIKRGANFVEVSPEEVSVGDTIRVRPGEKIPLDGSIIDGKSMVDTSALTGESVPRKVTTGSEVLGGFINTNGVLIIAVTKNYAESTVSKILDLVENASNRKAPTENFITKFARYYTPAVVIIALLLAVIPPLVFSLETFSDWIYRALVFLVISCPCALVVSIPLGFFAGIGASSKKGILVKGSNYLEALNDVKYVVFDKTGTLTKGIFEVTKIVPAEGFSSEEISEYAAIAEVHSNHPIATSIKKAYGKTIADERIADYEEVSGHGIKANIDGKQVLVGNIKLMQQGEFQVDAPETSGTIVYVAIDQKFAGYLIISDEVKDDAKGAITALKKLNIKKTVMLTGDARAVGQEVAKNLSVDEVYSELLPQDKVTQVEKIMEQAHSREKVAFVGDGINDTPVLARSDVGIAMGGLGSDAAIEAADIVIMTDEPSRIATSINIAKRTRKVVWQNIIFALVVKGIFLTLGAFGFATMWEAVFSDVGVTLLAVLNSTRILQVKNLD; encoded by the coding sequence ATGATTCCCATGTCTGCAAGCGAAACCGTGCAAAAGGCATTTTTCTTAAAGGGCTTGGACTGCGCAAATTGTGCAATGAAGGTAGAAAATGGAGTAAAAGGAATCAAAGGCGTCGTCACATGTAATGTCAATTTTGCTACAACAACGCTGGTTGCTGATGTCGATGTGGAATCAGAAGAAAGCGTGCAAGAAGCGATTATCGCTAAAATCAAGCAAATTGAACCAGAAGTTACGGTAGAAGATAAAAATACGAAAAAAAATGAACACAACCATGAACATGCTTCGATCAAGAAGATGTTAATTTGTATTGCGATTAGTAGTATTTTTCTTTTTGCAGGTTTATTTATTCCTTTGCCTGTTGCGATGAAGATCGTCCTTTTTGTAGTGGCCTATTTGATTATTGGTGGAGAGGTTCTTTACCGCGCAATCCGCAATATCACGCGTGGACAAGTTTTTGATGAAAACTTCTTAATGGCTATTGCCACAATTGGAGCGTTTGCAATTGGCCAATATCCTGAGGGCGTTGCAGTGATGCTGTTTTACCAAATAGGTGAATTTTTCCAAAGCTTAGCAGTTAACAAGTCGCGGAAATCCATTAGTGAACTAATGGATATTCGGCCTGACTATGCTTTTATAAAACGTGGTGCTAATTTTGTCGAAGTTTCTCCAGAAGAGGTGAGTGTTGGCGATACTATTCGCGTTAGACCTGGAGAAAAGATCCCGCTTGATGGCAGTATTATTGATGGAAAATCAATGGTTGATACATCCGCGTTAACTGGCGAATCTGTACCACGAAAGGTTACGACTGGGAGCGAAGTGCTCGGCGGTTTTATTAATACGAATGGTGTCCTCATTATTGCAGTAACAAAGAATTACGCTGAATCAACGGTATCTAAGATTTTAGACTTAGTAGAAAATGCAAGCAATCGTAAAGCGCCAACAGAGAATTTTATCACTAAGTTTGCAAGATACTATACACCAGCAGTTGTCATTATCGCTTTATTGCTTGCTGTTATTCCACCACTTGTGTTCTCTTTGGAAACATTTTCAGATTGGATTTACCGGGCGCTTGTCTTCCTTGTTATTTCTTGTCCATGTGCGTTGGTTGTTTCAATTCCGCTAGGGTTCTTTGCCGGGATTGGTGCTTCAAGTAAAAAAGGTATTTTAGTCAAAGGAAGTAACTATTTAGAAGCGTTAAACGATGTAAAATATGTTGTCTTTGATAAAACGGGGACGCTAACAAAAGGAATTTTTGAGGTAACAAAAATTGTTCCAGCAGAAGGATTTTCATCAGAAGAAATCAGTGAATATGCAGCAATTGCTGAAGTGCATTCGAATCACCCGATTGCTACATCGATTAAAAAAGCATATGGAAAAACAATAGCTGATGAAAGAATTGCTGATTATGAAGAAGTTTCAGGACATGGAATTAAAGCGAATATTGATGGAAAACAAGTTCTTGTGGGAAATATTAAATTGATGCAGCAAGGAGAATTTCAGGTTGATGCGCCAGAAACGAGTGGGACGATCGTTTATGTTGCTATTGATCAAAAATTTGCTGGCTACTTGATTATTTCTGATGAAGTGAAAGACGATGCTAAAGGAGCAATAACCGCACTTAAAAAACTTAATATCAAAAAGACCGTGATGTTAACCGGCGATGCGAGAGCAGTCGGTCAAGAAGTGGCTAAAAATCTTAGCGTAGATGAAGTTTATTCCGAATTATTGCCACAAGATAAAGTTACACAAGTAGAAAAAATCATGGAGCAAGCCCATTCAAGAGAAAAAGTAGCATTTGTAGGAGACGGGATTAATGACACCCCAGTTCTTGCCCGTTCTGATGTCGGCATTGCGATGGGAGGCTTAGGTTCAGATGCAGCGATTGAAGCCGCGGATATTGTTATTATGACCGATGAGCCGTCACGAATCGCTACTTCCATTAATATTGCTAAACGGACAAGAAAGGTTGTTTGGCAAAATATCATTTTTGCTTTAGTTGTGAAAGGAATTTTCTTGACGCTTGGGGCGTTTGGTTTTGCTACAATGTGGGAAGCTGTTTTTTCTGATGTAGGTGTAACACTACTCGCTGTGCTTAATTCCACACGAATTTTACAAGTGAAAAATTTAGACTAA